The sequence tgcccgacccgtcatttggagcacaattttttgacctccctcaaccagaacaaggaatgagaattatgggtgcttatgcgagaagaaatatggaagatatagatgccatccggaggcatacaacccaactagaagatggaactgcaggaattgcatatcaaatgggacttctaggtctggcgccaccggaacaatttaatggaggaacatttcagcagtattatgatcaagaatacaacgcaagagccaatcaaggagattgatcgacggcatgaccatgaacaaaatgctcgcacgtgtggtttggattttctatttcttttcattcattttcagcatgtgtgcaagcttgtgtgtgcgtagcaattttctgttttatttatttcagcatgtgtgcaatttgttttcttttgtcttcatcaccatgataaataaatgcatcacccacgctttaatgttatggttagtaatgatgatagaaagtttgtgccatgttaaaatatgatgatcgttgccgctttgtctactttcttgtgcttggtttatgcatgattaaactaatgctctctctaacatgatctgaaaattaattaaatgccggctaattcaattgtggaggttatgataaattaggacccatatcttttactcttgctctcttacttaagcttgtcaaggaaaatttaatttggatttaattttgagctaaccttgtcaatgataccttttgcatttgctctacccttctacaagcttaaatgatatatcataaaaatcatagagcaagaattattttcaggtgaattaattcaggatttatcttctttggtacgagactaagaagctgaccattccgtatttttgcgtacctatcttttgctagccattctatccatgcattgtgagtttctataccgggaacatcgcaaacctcgctagatatccacccttaaccaaaaacatctttttgtgaaacacctacttgaccacaacctatatattgagtatatatatttatttcgacggcaaaacagtggaatcaagagcaaagttcagtaaaacataagcttgggaagcatcaaagagttcgcagaagtaaaatccgaagaagtggaggcctagaggcagtaggccggccggctcaacacccctaggccggccggcttgccccttttcctcctttgttggcttcaatctttcacgaggagatgctcccttgaattccaaagttatgtccagagaattgatagaaGTTTtttgcactcactccatcaagttatcatcacttcattgcttgaggacaagcaaacgttcaagcatgggggggaggtggagtaagtgcattgtgttgccagtggttctgaggagcaaaaagaaagaaataaaaaaaagaggaagagagaaaagaaaaaaaaataatgatgaaaagctcctcggtcccgtttgtttcattaaactccaggtactttgaagattattctatactcaattattccaaccatgtgcaatccgataacaaggacttcagtcgtgccttgggatcaaccgttgccatttgcacatgtccaccatctaaagtgtgtgttccattctctccctctccacaaagaaattattttccaatggtctttttgacgagtctcggtaaatccataagaagtatttcttattTTGATAacatcttgattataatatcttttgttaggactaacctttccagagctccagataaagcctcacacatacatatgagagaaagaaaggagagagttctagcaagtttgagaaacaagatgagctgagagtttccatgagcaaattgcaatgaggtttgaattattgatcttggtttagcattacttatggaacttactttcttactcttgagacttgtttaattttgagagcatatgcttaataattgtggggaagcatttaacttgtatctatcttccacattgaaaaagctgggtacaacttgaactaataaatacaaaatattttttgggagcattgtgttttctcttgtatgatcaagtgcagggattggacactgaaaggcagtgctgatttttatcaaagacttactcgaggacgagcaaggtttaagcatgaggggaatgttggcgctccttaagtatccattttatcccctgtttaactttgataatggcatgaatttaatatcaaaatcactaaccatcctaaccttggcccaattattggtcgttttcacgtttgcacatatattttggaggtacttcgtttttgcaggtacctagccgacgtgggaaccttgcaaggaagaccacgtcggagttctggagctaggatcatcaagatcaaggtagggccccggttgtgatcttgtgatgtactatcattcatggtgaagttatttgtgtttccgaatgtttagcgaccatgttctcctctttcgatttcgttcttttctttgggttcgcttcatcttagatctattatcgagatagatcacttagcatgatcttgtagtaatggtggctagaggttcatggcggaactaccaaagttagttcgacttgcttcagggtatcccgttgaaaaggggggcgtcgtgacaggccgtctccacagagtaggttgggtatcgagggatcggttTGGAGactttgggtttaaagaggcttttcattgagattcacatctatcttacttcactttatctagctggaactacaacatatgcatgatctaggtgatctagattggttatctctaactttctcttgctaccttcggtgtttgtcgtgtttttagtagattagattcgttttcaccatctcacataaaggaatctctatgctagtagattgtttcttatctctttggttccgtggattgataaaccatgggggaatactctgagggaaaagctacatgaaatcgtgcgcttgcggtatataaatcgggggcgctaaggagcgtcaacagggtcctcgttcacctgctcacagtactgctcgttgacgggctctccttcgttcactccgtggtctacagcgcacacaaacaatcaCACCATCAATACACAAAAAtaaagatctatcgttgagctcgaatcgggaacacatgaaatatgGAGTACAGAGTATTATTTTCGAGTGGTTTCTGaatggcatggccgaaactaagttaagagaggcgtggtaaagtttcgggccgATCAGAGTTCGAttggtgcatgaaatgacaGGTTAACCAAAGGTCTAGGGGTTAAATAAAGGTCCAGGGGCCTATTTGCAATTAAATTTAAgagggcaggggcttggtttgtattttagaaactatttgggttattctaaaagagtcaggggtttatttgtaattaagtttatatgggAGGAGGGTTTATTTCGAAATATAATAAAGAGAAGGGTTTTGTTTGTAAACTTGTGGAAGGGCTCTTGAATAATTAAAGGAAGGGCCagggggttatgggcaaaatgccctgtcctcttcctcccccgcgctggaaaacaggggagggggccggcggctcgccggcgttgcCGAATCCGGCGGCCAATGGCTCGAGGCGGCTCCGGGGTAAGGGGAAAAGGGCCAGGGAGGCTCACGGGGTTGATTCCCGGCCGCAGCTCGGCCCGAGGTGGCCTGAGGTAGCCTagccacggcggccggcggcaacgGGCGGCGGTGGAGTTCGGCGGGCGGCCCTAGGCCACGATAGCGGACGGCCAGAGGGGGAAAAGGAGCAGGGAGGTGCTGGGGTCCGACCCCCGGCCTCACCTTGAGTTGGGGCGGCGGCCAGGAGCGGGTCGACGagagtggcggcggtggaggaactacggtggcggtggcggtgctgggTTCAGGACGAGGCGGCACGGGGTTGCGAGGCTCGCTGAGGAGCTCGGGGGTGCCCCTCGGCCCTATTTATGGGCGGCTGAGGCGGTGGAGGTgagggtgcggcggtggcgacccGGCGGACCCCGCGGCCGGCcttaatggcggtgggggccgGCTCAGCActgggcgtcaacggcggtcggGGTTCGAGCAGCGAGGCGACGTGACgcctcgggcaggcggcgaccgtCGCAGGCGGCGACcgtcgcaggcggcgctgtgccgaggttgccgccgctgtgcagcgtCAACGGCGGTCGGCCCGTGTCGTGGCGTGCGCGAGCCGGGGTGGAGCACGGCGCGTGGGCGAGCGGGGCCGGTCGGTGCGGCGCTGCGCGCGAGAGTGCGGCCAGGCGGTGTGGGTGCGCGCGCGTCGCGGCGTGCGGGCCGATGGCCACTGCGTGGTGCGAGGCAGGTGGCCGTGGCGCGGCACGGCTTgacgcggcgagcgcgtgcgtgcGGGCGCACGGCTCGGGGCGTCGCGGCGTGGCGCACGCGTGCAGCCAGAGAGGGTGTGCGGGATGAGCGGGAGGCGGCTGTTGGCGAGGTGCAGACCGGGGCGAGCGAGCGTTCGGGGGCGCGTGGAAGCGAGCCGAGTAGAAGGGGAAGGCCGGGttgggcggcgctcgggaggagagagggaagggggtgccgagcgcgcggggaaggagagaggagagggaggagggaggaaaagaaaaagaaaaaaaaaggaaaatgggagagagaaaaagaaaaagaggggagagagagaaagaagagagatggggcgggattcgcggcgccgaccgcggccggtcgcgcacgcgcaccggtCGCACGTGGCGTGCGGGACGAGGGCTTAAAGGGAGATGGGACAGCGGGAGATCTGGATATCAAGCTCGGTTCCACGGGGTAACAGGAGATTAGGCGGAAAAAGGGAGAGTTCCCGGAaactttgagctcaacgatgaacaCTTGGTTTTGAAAATAATTATCGTACGATTTAATTTATcggatttttgggatgttacaaacctaccccacttaaaatgaatctcgtcctcgagattcggctggtttctaaacagatggggaaattccttctttagggcatcttcgcgttcccatgtCGCTACTTCTACACCGTGTCTGATCCATTGGACTCTGCAGATTCGTACTTCGGAATTTCTGGTCCTCCTAGTGACAGTATCTAGAATCTTGATCGGTACTTCCTGatatcgtaggtctggctgtagatctatcatttctactggcacatgttccgcttcgggtaccctcaaacatcttcttagctgcgagacgtggaatactgggtgtatatctgacatttcttttggtagctccaaacggtatgctactgctccaactttcttcagaactcggtatggtccaatgtatcgaggggccaattttccttgtacctgaaatcttcgggttcctcgaatgggtgataccttgagatacacgaaatccCCCAGGTTGAAACaaatttcccgtcttttcttgtccgcgtagctcttctgtcgggactgggaTGCTTTCAGTTTCGCTCTAATTTTggctactctttcttctgcttcttttatgagtgcgggcccgactagggcacgttctccaacttctaaCCATAttagaggggttctgcatttccttccgtagagagcctcgaacggcgacatgcccaagctcgcttggtacccgttgttgtatgagaactcggcgtaGGATAGACTttgctcccaatctttgccataaatgaagacacacgctctcagcatatcttacataatctgatttaccctttcGATTCGGAACGAGTCGCCGAGGGCACGGCAGCTCGTCCTAGCTGACGACGCAGGTGTCGACTTGCATCGATCGGCGCCGTACTCCTCCTACCGGTTTCTGTTGGGCACTGCGTCACCGGCTGGAGCGacaggtctctctctctctcggttcCGTGCGTGGGTTCAAAGAAACCGGCGTTGCTTCAGTGCCCATTGTCCTTGGATAAGCTCAGCTCTGGACTTCTGGTCGGCTCAAGTTGTCACTGACGAACGACGACACGGTGCCCTCGCCTCCAAGGCGCATCGTCGCATTGATTCCCGCACAGTGATAGCTGATCAGTTAGTGACAAGCAGGAGAAAATTGTGGTGTCACTCTCGATAGATCCACCACCTGCTATGTGTTTGGTCGTTTGGAGTAGATGGTTGATGAGTTGCCTGACCGACTTGTTGGGACTAGAACTGGGAGGTTAGATAATTCATAGCGAGTGTACTGACCAGTTCTCCTGAGCTAGGTGTGAACTCCTGACCTCATGAGCTTgctagtattaaataaaatttaatagCAACACAGATTCATCGTCTGTGTTGGGACTACACAATTGGGAGGTTAGATAATTCATCGTCTGGCCATCTCCTGCAGGTGTGGCAACATTTATTTGGTGCCCTGACTTCATTTGGCAACGTGCTATAAACGTATTCGTAAGCTGATAGCTTGGTCAGACCATACCAACTGCAAATCCTGAACTCATCATGCTAAGCCTTGCAAATTACTCCAACCAGATCACAGAAAAGCTCCCAACAGATCGTAAATCACACACTCATGGCTAAGAAAATACAATGAATAATATTTCTATTTAGAATCATTTTCTTGGGAGAGAGTTGTTTGGAACACATACAAAGTGTACCATTAGGTCACTAAAAGTTGTTCTTTTTTCACAAGCAATAAccaagaagaaattcgcacaatCCGTGCAGAGCTTATAAATCATGACTGCCCAAAGGTTGCTACTTCTACTCTAGGATGGCGGATGGCGGCTGCCATTAGGCGCTGAACAAATCGAGAAATGGTCAAAATTTAAGAATTCTGAGCAATAGAATGTAGATGATACATTGATACCATGCAGTGGCAGCTACCCAAACCCAATGTGGCCGAGCAGAAGAGCATGTTAAGGCATCCGCGTGCCCAAGCAACCACTGCCAGTCCAAGAGTTAGGTCACCACCAGTGTGTGAAAAAAGCGAACCGAGAGAAAGTTGAATCGAATCATCAACACAGTGGCAACCGAATCGTCACTTTCAGAGTAAAAAACGATGGGTGCAGACGAGTCGACTTGtgagctgctgcagctgcattttttttaattcagaAAGCCGTTGGTTGCTGGCACGAGAGAGAGGGCTTCCAGGAGATTGGGCCATTTTTTATCTGGTATGTAGGCCCTATGAAAACGATGTCGACACAGGCAGAATCGAAATCCGAACCAAGCACTAGAGCTGCCCTTAGTGGAGGCGCATGTCACTTCCTCATGTCATCTGCCATGCTGCCCAACCCAACTACTACCCCTACTCGTACAAGTATAGAAGCAATGTACGCAAGCTAGGTAGCACAGATCAAAGGCTGGCGACATGTCTCTGCCCAGGCTAATTAAGTGCTTTGATCATGGCATCTACTCTGATTGAACAGCCACAATTTGCTATTCAGAAACACAAAACACTAAAGGTCATTTTTGACCTTTGCTACACACATGCGCTCTACTGATATGTGAACAACTGCGAAATAAGAAGCATGACAATCACAAGAACCAAGGGTTATTATCACAAGAAGCCATTAGCATTTGTTGGACCAGGGCTTTATATAGTACACACTGTACAAGACACGATGGTTAAGCCCACGACACGACGCTACGGCAGATAGATGGTCGGGTCCGGGTACGGGTCCGTCCAGCTTCCAGGGTTCCAGTACTCCGGCAGCGatgcgtcgccggcgatggctcCCGCTAGCTCGAATACCCCTGCTCCAGCCGCAAGCGCACCGTCCGGTCGTGCGGAGCCGGAGAACGGCGCTGTGCCTGCGGCGGCAGCCGCATCGGACTCCGGCGACCGCTGCTCTGCAAGTGAACTGGCAGCGCGCTCCTCCGCCATGGGATGCGCACTGGAACTGAAGCCCGGGAGAGGCCGCGGCGTCGCGAAGAGGGACGCGAACACGGCCGCCTGGTCGGCAaacaccggcgccggcgggggcacGAGCAGCGTCCGCCGCATGTCGCCGGCCGCGCATCTGCCGGCGCCAACCTCCTCGACGCTGCTGCTGGGGCCGCTGCTGATGCTGCTCGGTTCGGCCACAGCAGAGAACGCGCTCGACACCggcgcgtcgccgtcggcggcggggctggagctagcgccggcgccggcgcagccAGAGCGTGGGATCTTTCCGTTCCTGTCCGAGCCGTCAGCGGCAGCGGGGCGCTTGGGCTTGTGCttgcggcagccgccgccgacggggaCGTTGCGGAGGTTGCCGCCCTTGGTCCAGTAGCGGCGGCAGGCCTTGCAGAAGTGGCGCGGCTGCGCGAGGTTGTAGTTGTTGTAGTAGCAGAACTTGGTGTTGGGGGAGCCGCACCGCGGGCACCGCTCCTCGGCGGCCCCATGCTGCTCAGTCGCCGAGGAGCCGCCGTTGGCGGCTGCGCCGGCGCCAAACAGCCGCCCCGCCATGCCGGGGACGGGCTCAAGCTCCTGCATGACAGGACCGTACAGCTTAGGGGGTTCCTGGAACGCGTTGCTGCCGCGGTGGTTCGCGTACGGAGATGGTGGTTTCGGTGGCGGAGCGCCTGAGGGCTTGATCGAGGCTGCCTGCTCTGCTCCCTCTGCCCGCTCTCCCCCTGCTTCAGTGCTTTGTGTCTCTCCATCACAGAAGAAGCCGGTGGACGTAAATACCCTCGCGCTCATAGCGCCAACCACTCTTCTGGCGCAAACAATTACACGGTTGCCCTCGGCGAGAACAAACAAAAATTGCCCGAAAATGCACTCTACTCGAGCAGAAATACTCTTATGATAAATACTAGTATTAGAAAATGATCGTATTACCCCTAATTAACTATAGCAGTTGTGATTGAAGACTGTGTTATTTATTTAATTCCCTAAATTCTTaataaatgcaaatgcattGAATCCAGAAAAGTAACATCTACTTAACCATTTAATTGGCTCCATGACTTTCCCAATTCAATTCTTTCTTGGTATTTGATATTGTTTTAATTAGATGGACTTTACTACAAGCTAGATGAATaatctttgtgggacaaaatttgaaagCTAAACAAATAGTCTTTtcgggacagagggagtagatcCTTTTGATAAATCTAAATAGAAGTTTGTGTTGTGTATTTAGATTTGTtaaaaacgacctacaatttggaccGGAAGAAATAATTGCGTTAAAAGAAATCTTTCACTGGATTGGCCCGCAAACAGAATAAAGAAATATGGGAAAAATGTTAAGCTTTATTACTCTGTTGTATAAAGTGCAAGTACATCATTAGATGTATGGACGAGGTCATGGGCTCCACTACTAACCTCTGTTTACGGAGGGTAAGGTACAACATTTGACTACAGTAGTAGtacatttcttttcttttttttgggaaaagtAGTAGTACATTTCTAGAACAGTCATCAGTGATgtcacagaaaaaaaaagaacagtcATCAGTGATCGGATATTCAGATTGCACCTATAGGTTACTTAAGTGCCAATGGGAGCTATCAACATCTTATTCAGAAACGGGACACCTAAGCGAGCTCGAAACAACAGAGTTCACATCAGCCGTCAGCGACGGCGCAGCCCTGTCGCCCCGTTCTGCCATGGCGTCCCGGCACTGCTCGTCGTCTGCTCAGCGTACGTCGTCGTCGTGGCTTGTCCCGTCCCCGGCCGGAACCGACGCCGCGACAGTGTGCGCGAGCCCGCGGCTGGCTGCTGccgggtcgccgccgcctcatcCCGTCGGCACCCGGCAGGCCCGGCCAGCACGCCAGTATTGGTGGTGTCTTTTATTTGTAGTGTGAAGATGGAAGACGATGTCGGGAAATCTGTGACGGCAGAACGATCGTAGGCAGTGGCTagtttggctgtgtttagatgaggtGAGAAGGGGAGAAAAAGTCGCatcagttactgtagcacactgtagcacttttcgtttgtttgtggtaaatattgtcataccatgacctaactaggctcaaaagattcatctcgcaacgtacatcaaaactatgcaattagtttttttatttaactacatttagtactccatgcataggttatttactatatttaatgtttcgatgtgataggagatgtgatagatgtgatggaaagtttggaaatttagtgggaactaaacacaccctttggCGCACTCTGCTGCCACGGCAGTTGTACTGCTGACAGTTTCAGGGCATGTCGTGTGCTCGCGCCATGTCCAAGGGAAGACACCATATCCTAGCTgaagaaattaaaatttcagACATCCACATCGACTGACATGGCTGCCAGGAAAAGGTTAGAGTGTTTGGTCCCTCACTACCCGCTAAGTATACTTGATGAGTGATCGTCTTCGCTTCCATAACCTTCCTGTGCAGAAATCGAAAGAATAATAATGGaacgagaaaagaaaaaaaatgtcagCTACTCTGCAGACGCCGATGACAGGAACAGTCAGCCATAATAGCTTCAGCCGCTTGCCGAGCAGCTGAATGTGAAGCAGATAAACGGATTGCCAATCTAGACaggtgggtttttttttttgatacttGACATGCGTGTTATATCTCCCCAAGCACCATGCGAGCTGCAGCCAGCCAGGTACGATCTTGTTGTGAGTTGTGACCGTCTTGCTTTGAGAAACACGATGGTGGCCATCGATCGTTTTTTTATTCTTATACTTgatgatttataaaaataaaaaattctttTACACTCTTAAACTATCATAAAAGTCCaatatgaaataaaaaaaaataaaagtctGACATTCAGCCTACAACTATGAAACCGGATAACGGAGATCAACCAACATCAAAACCGGGTAAGTATGTCAAAGGtgatttttattttataaaaattataacatattaaaattttcaacaaaaatataaataattcatTTTACATACCTAAATTTTTTCTAAGAATATAACATATCTAGTAGCACTCTACTTCTACATTAGTCAGATACAATATTTTCATGTTTCTAGTATTTTTTTGCTTGTAATTATACCTTTTATGAATAATAAAGATTCAAATAGATCAATAATAAATAAGTTatatttgttaaaaaaaatttggaccaGATTcgtatttttttgatttaaatcAAATTACTTTTGATTTTTTGGatcgaaataaagtttttttattcAAATAGATCAATAGTAGGTAAGTTAAATGTTGGGAAAAAATGGAATGGTTGCATTATTTAATTTAAATGAATTACTTTTGATTTTTAGATcgaattagattttttttatttttctagaaaaataaaaatcacCTTTAAAACCGCCATAAGGGCAAAACTTATCTGGTTTCGACAGTTGGATGGTCTTTATTATTCTATTTTGTAGTTAAAGtttaaaaataatttctttatgaTAATTCAAAGGTGTAAACTAAACTTTTCACTTTATAAAATGGTGTTCATTCATTATTGTCGTCCGTGCGAACGCGGGCAACAGGCCACGATCTCACATTCGTTGTGAGTGGAGAGTTTGATCGGGAATCAAGAGAGTTTTCGAACTAAGTTTGTAAATTATAAATACCCCAAAGATTAATGAAAGAAGGCTGCTCATTCATTACTTTTACGTCTATGTGTTTCTCTCTCGAGCACAAATTGTTCTCTCGATTCTCAACTCATAGAACCGATAGAGTGCTGACGCAAGGTAACTGGGCCGCACCACCGACACCAACGTGGGCTGGCAAGTTGTTTGCGGTTTTTGCGCAGAGCCGAATTTCTTCAGCGATGCTTTGGCAGGCCGTATCAGCATTAGTCAGGGTCaggcctttttttcatttttatatttaaaaaaaataaaattttaaaaatatatgaccATTCtaagaaatttcaaaaatggtCCCCTGTCGCCCAGGAAGGGGGCGACAGACATTTTTTgtacaaaaaaatttacaaaccgGTCCTatcggggcaggcgcaccttGGGTTggcctaggctcggcaggccagctagagCGTCTTCAAACGTCATGCAGACGAAGGAAGAATAGCATGTCAAGGTTGGAAAATCTAGGGTAAAGATAAAAGGTAAAGATAGTGAAAGATAAATTtatttgatagattcgattaggttggatgcctcaatcggccgtgaccctttatatttatagggtggggtggacttgtcccgcaagaaatcctattgcagatctaaatctatgaaaaaataATAGTTGTATTCGGACTCtgcatggaccggtcagaccggtcggtagtGCCAGACCGATTCTAGGAAaccctgaccggtcagaccgcttacATGCACCGGTACGATTggtctgccaattttggtcgccAACAGGGTCCTCGCCCCAAAACAGTTATGTAGTCCTATTAGTTTCTTTCTTTCGTCGTGATAAACTGCTCTCAGTTTGTAACTCACCACGCTCCAAAAAGTGACGACCGTACCCAAACTGCTCTCAGTTTGTAACTCACCACGCTCCAAAAAGTGACGACCGTACCCGGCCGCACCGCGGGTCAAGCCTCGCTCGGGGGCTACCAGGGACACATACATCTATGCG comes from Panicum virgatum strain AP13 chromosome 4K, P.virgatum_v5, whole genome shotgun sequence and encodes:
- the LOC120705108 gene encoding dof zinc finger protein 4-like, whose amino-acid sequence is MSARVFTSTGFFCDGETQSTEAGGERAEGAEQAASIKPSGAPPPKPPSPYANHRGSNAFQEPPKLYGPVMQELEPVPGMAGRLFGAGAAANGGSSATEQHGAAEERCPRCGSPNTKFCYYNNYNLAQPRHFCKACRRYWTKGGNLRNVPVGGGCRKHKPKRPAAADGSDRNGKIPRSGCAGAGASSSPAADGDAPVSSAFSAVAEPSSISSGPSSSVEEVGAGRCAAGDMRRTLLVPPPAPVFADQAAVFASLFATPRPLPGFSSSAHPMAEERAASSLAEQRSPESDAAAAAGTAPFSGSARPDGALAAGAGVFELAGAIAGDASLPEYWNPGSWTDPYPDPTIYLP